One Balaenoptera musculus isolate JJ_BM4_2016_0621 chromosome 13, mBalMus1.pri.v3, whole genome shotgun sequence genomic region harbors:
- the ACTR1B gene encoding beta-centractin isoform X2, which produces MESYDIIANQPVVIDNGSGVIKAGFAGDQIPKYCFPNYVGRPKHVRVMAGALEGDLFIGPKAEHPVLLTEAPLNPCKNREKAAEVFFETFNVPALFISMQAVLSLYATGRTTGVVLDSGDGVTHAVPIYEGFAMPHSIMRVDIAGRDVSRYLRLQLRKEGVDFHTSAEFEVVRTIKERACYLSISPQKDEALETEKVQYTLPDGSTLDVGPARFRAPELLFQPDLIGDESEGLHEVLAFAIHKSDMDLRRTLFANIVLSGGSTLFKGFGDRLLSEVKKLAPKDVKIKISAPQERLYSTWIGGSILASLDTFKKMWVSKKEYEEDGSRAIHRKTF; this is translated from the exons ATGGAGTCCTACGACATCATCGCCAACCAGCCCGTGGTCATCGACAAC GGTTCGGGGGTGATCAAGGCTGGCTTTGCAGGAGACCAGATTCCCAAATACTGTTTCCCAAACTA TGTCGGGCGCCCCAAACACGTGCGGGTGATGGCTGGAGCCCTGGAAGGGGACCTCTTCATCGGCCCAAAAGCAGAG CATCCTGTTCTTCTCACGGAAGCTCCGCTCAACCCGTGTAAGAACCGGGAGAAGGCGGCAGAGGTGTTCTTCGAGACCTTCAACGTGCCAGCCCTGTTCATCTCCATGCAGGCCGTGCTTAGCCT GTATGCAACAGGACGCACGACGGGAGTCGTTCTGGACTCAGGGGATGGGGTCACTCACGCCGTCCCCATCTACGAGGGCTTTGCCATGCCACACTCCATCATGCGGGTGGACATTGCCGGCCGCGATGTCTCCCGCTACCTCCGGCTGCAGCTGCGCAAGGAGGGGGTTGACTTTCACACCTCGGCTGAGTTTGAGGTTGTCCGGACCATCAAAGAG CGGGCCTGCTACCTGTCCATCAGCCCGCAGAAGGATGAGGCTCTGGAGACAGAGAAGGTGCAGTACACCTTGCCAGACGGCAGCACCCTGGAC GTGGGGCCAGCGCGGTTCCGGGCCCCCGAGCTGCTGTTCCAGCCAGACCTGATAGGGGATGAGAGTGAGGGGCTCCACGAGGTGCTGGCCTTCGCCATCCACAAGTCTGACATGGACCTTCGCCGGACGCTGTTCGCCAACATCGTGCTCTCCGGTGGCTCCACACTTTTCAAAG GCTTTGGCGACCgattactaagtgaagtaaagaAGCTTGCCCCCAAAGACGTCAAAATCAAG ATCTCGGCCCCTCAGGAACGGCTGTACTCCACGTGGATCGG tGGCTCCATCCTGGCCTCGCTGGACACTTTTAAGAAGATGTGGGTATCCAAAAAGGAATATGAAGAGGATGGCTCCCGGGCTATTCATCGTAAAACCTTCTAG
- the ACTR1B gene encoding beta-centractin isoform X1: MESYDIIANQPVVIDNGSGVIKAGFAGDQIPKYCFPNYVGRPKHVRVMAGALEGDLFIGPKAEEHRGLLAIRYPMEHGVVRDWNGMERVWQYVYSKDQLQTFSEEHPVLLTEAPLNPCKNREKAAEVFFETFNVPALFISMQAVLSLYATGRTTGVVLDSGDGVTHAVPIYEGFAMPHSIMRVDIAGRDVSRYLRLQLRKEGVDFHTSAEFEVVRTIKERACYLSISPQKDEALETEKVQYTLPDGSTLDVGPARFRAPELLFQPDLIGDESEGLHEVLAFAIHKSDMDLRRTLFANIVLSGGSTLFKGFGDRLLSEVKKLAPKDVKIKISAPQERLYSTWIGGSILASLDTFKKMWVSKKEYEEDGSRAIHRKTF; the protein is encoded by the exons ATGGAGTCCTACGACATCATCGCCAACCAGCCCGTGGTCATCGACAAC GGTTCGGGGGTGATCAAGGCTGGCTTTGCAGGAGACCAGATTCCCAAATACTGTTTCCCAAACTA TGTCGGGCGCCCCAAACACGTGCGGGTGATGGCTGGAGCCCTGGAAGGGGACCTCTTCATCGGCCCAAAAGCAGAG GAGCACCGGGGGCTGCTGGCCATCCGCTACCCCATGGAGCACGGCGTGGTGCGGGACTGGAACGGCATGGAGCGCGTCTGGCAGTACGTCTACTCCAAGGACCAGCTGCAGACCTTCTCCGAGGAG CATCCTGTTCTTCTCACGGAAGCTCCGCTCAACCCGTGTAAGAACCGGGAGAAGGCGGCAGAGGTGTTCTTCGAGACCTTCAACGTGCCAGCCCTGTTCATCTCCATGCAGGCCGTGCTTAGCCT GTATGCAACAGGACGCACGACGGGAGTCGTTCTGGACTCAGGGGATGGGGTCACTCACGCCGTCCCCATCTACGAGGGCTTTGCCATGCCACACTCCATCATGCGGGTGGACATTGCCGGCCGCGATGTCTCCCGCTACCTCCGGCTGCAGCTGCGCAAGGAGGGGGTTGACTTTCACACCTCGGCTGAGTTTGAGGTTGTCCGGACCATCAAAGAG CGGGCCTGCTACCTGTCCATCAGCCCGCAGAAGGATGAGGCTCTGGAGACAGAGAAGGTGCAGTACACCTTGCCAGACGGCAGCACCCTGGAC GTGGGGCCAGCGCGGTTCCGGGCCCCCGAGCTGCTGTTCCAGCCAGACCTGATAGGGGATGAGAGTGAGGGGCTCCACGAGGTGCTGGCCTTCGCCATCCACAAGTCTGACATGGACCTTCGCCGGACGCTGTTCGCCAACATCGTGCTCTCCGGTGGCTCCACACTTTTCAAAG GCTTTGGCGACCgattactaagtgaagtaaagaAGCTTGCCCCCAAAGACGTCAAAATCAAG ATCTCGGCCCCTCAGGAACGGCTGTACTCCACGTGGATCGG tGGCTCCATCCTGGCCTCGCTGGACACTTTTAAGAAGATGTGGGTATCCAAAAAGGAATATGAAGAGGATGGCTCCCGGGCTATTCATCGTAAAACCTTCTAG